The following are encoded in a window of Vicugna pacos chromosome 2, VicPac4, whole genome shotgun sequence genomic DNA:
- the RASL11B gene encoding ras-like protein family member 11B, whose protein sequence is MRLIQNMCTIAEYPAPGSAAAADCCLGAAGRRLVKIAVVGASGVGKTALVVRFLTKRFIGDYERNAGNLYTRQVQIEGETLAIQVQDTPGIQVHENGLSCTEQLNRCIRWADAVVIVFSITDYKSYELTSQLHQHVQQLHLGTRLPVVVVANKADLLHIKQVDPQLGLQLASMLGCSFYEVSVSENDNDVYNAFHVLCKEVSHKQQPSSTPEKRRTSLIPRPKSPNMQDLKRRFKQALSAKVRTVTSV, encoded by the exons ATGCGCCTCATTCAGAACATGTGCACCATCGCCGAGTACCCCGCCCCGGGCAGCGCAGCCGCTGCCGATTGCTGCCTGGGGGCGGCGGGCCGCCGCCTGGTCAAGATCGCCGTGGTGGGGGCCAGCGGTGTGGGTAAGACCG CTCTGGTGGTCCGGTTCCTCACCAAACGATTCATCGGTGACTATGAAAGGAATGCAG GTAATCTCTATACAAGACAAGTCCAAATAGAGGGTGAAACCTTGGCTATTCAGGTTCAAGACACTCCAGGTATTCAG GTCCACGAGAACGGCCTGAGCTGCACTGAACAGCTGAATAGGTGCATCCGCTGGGCCGACGCCGTGGTGATTGTCTTCTCCATCACCGACTACAAGAGCTATGAACTCACCAGCCAGCTCCACCAGCACGTGCAGCAGCTGCACCTGGGCACCCGGCTCCCTGTGGTGGTTGTGGCCAACAAAGCTGACCTGCTGCACATCAAGCAGGTGGACCCTCAGCTCGGACTGCAGCTGGCCAGCATGCTGGGCTGCTCCTTCTATGAAGTGTCCGTCAGCGAGAATGACAACGATGTCTACAATGCTTTCCACGTCCTGTGCAAAGAAGTGAGTCACAAACAGCAGCCCAGCAGCACGCCGGAGAAGCGACGGACCTCCCTCATCCCCAGGCCCAAGTCCCCCAACATGCAGGACCTGAAGAGGAGGTTCAAGCAAGCCCTCTCTGCCAAAGTCAGGACCGTCACTTCCGTCTGA